Proteins encoded together in one Triticum dicoccoides isolate Atlit2015 ecotype Zavitan chromosome 7B, WEW_v2.0, whole genome shotgun sequence window:
- the LOC119336738 gene encoding transcription factor bHLH7-like, whose product MDYSNGSFFPSWSGNSASERYSFVDGSVESYAEEGSMPPTGYFRARSNQNLTFDEHEQNPAIIANGCLPYNAQTDLLSGEILSEDKPSNSLMELPQLQNNGSLQSNLIPPGTLQCTSTPGTFDPQLDTPGLLELPHALSSSIESNGSEVSAFLADVHAVSSASTLCSTFQNVPSYMEPVSLEAFSFQGIQNAPMFNNTSHSNGNLSVFDEATMASLHDSKEFLSGSISSFGMAEQSQLAGSGLKAEHQEQNAMCNIPLPFASGSQMAVSEAQGALNPSKIGSTIHNNKSEYPVPISHSADAQNKANSANGNSASAKPRARARRGQATDPHSIAERLRREKISERMKNLQDLVPNSNKADKSSMLDEIIDYVKFLQLQVKVLSMSRLGAPGAVLPLLAESQTEGRSNSPLSSPTASQGLLDAAGPEDSLVFEQEVIKLMETSITNAMQYLQNKGLCLMPIALASAISNQKGTSAAAIPPER is encoded by the exons ATGGACTACTCTAATGGTTCTTTCTTTCCTTCATGGTCTGGCAATTCCGCTTCCGAGAGGTATAGCTTTGTTGATGGTTCAGTGGAATCATATGCAGAAGAAGGAAGTATGCCACCTACAGGCTATTTCAGAGCTAGATCAAATCAGAATTTAACATTTGATGAGCATGAACAGAACCCTGCTATAATTGCAAATGGGTGCTTGCCGTACAACGCCCAGACTGATCTATTATCTGGTGAGATTCTGTCAGAGGACAAACCTTCCAATAGCCTTATGGAGCTTCCACAACTTCAGAACAATGGCAGTCTGCAAAGTAATTTAATCCCACCAGGGACTCTTCAGTGCACTTCAACACCTGGAACATTTGACCCGCAGTTGGATACCCCTGGCCTTCTAGAACTTCCTCATGCCTTGTCCAGTTCAATTGAAAGCAATGGTAGTGAAGTTTCAgcttttcttgctgatgtacatgctGTTTCTTCAGCCTCAACTCTCTGTTCGACATTCCAAAATGTTCCTTCCTACATGGAGCCAGTAAGCCTAGAAGCTTTCAGTTTTCAAGGGATACAAAATGCTCCTATGTTCAACAATACAAGTCATTCAAATGGAAACCTGTCAGTATTTGATGAGGCAACCATGGCATCACTACAT GATAGCAAAGAGTTTCTCAGTGGTAGCATCTCATCTTTTGGTATGGCCGAGCAGTCACAACTAGCTGGTAGTGGTTTGAAGGCTGAACATCAG GAGCAAAATGCGATGTGCAATATTCCGCTCCCTTTCGCTTCTGGTAGTCAGATGGCAGTGAGTGAAGCACAAGGGGCACTGAATCCTTCAAAG ATAGGGTCAACGATCCATAACAATAAAAGTGAGTACCCTGTCCCTATCAGCCATTCTGCTGATGCGCAGAACAAGGCAAATTCAGCTAATGGAAACAGTGCCAGTGCTAAGCCACGAGCAAGGGCTCGTCGTGGACAGGCAACTGACCCTCATAGTATTGCTGAGCGG CTTCGCAGAGAGAAGATCTCAGAGAGGATGAAAAATCTCCAAGACCTTGTACCAAACTCAAATAAG GCAGATAAATCATCAATGCTCGATGAAATAATTGATTATGTGAAATTTCTTCAGCTTCAGGTGAAG GTCTTAAGCATGAGTAGGCTAGGAGCCCCCGGGGCAGTTCTTCCCCTCCTTGCAGAATCTCAAACTGAG GGCCGTAGCAATTCACCTCTATCATCTCCAACTGCTTCACAAGGGCTGCTGGATGCAGCAGGCCCAGAAGACAGCTTGGTCTTTGAGCAAGAAGTTATAAAGCTGATGGAAACAAGCATCACCAACGCAATGCAGTACCTTCAGAACAAGGGCCTCTGCCTGATGCCTATCGCTCTTGCTTCAGCCATATCCAACCAGAAAGGCACTTCTGCAGCTGCTATCCCTCCTGAAAGGTGA